From Medicago truncatula cultivar Jemalong A17 chromosome 7, MtrunA17r5.0-ANR, whole genome shotgun sequence, a single genomic window includes:
- the LOC120576828 gene encoding MDIS1-interacting receptor like kinase 2, giving the protein MVSIFQTLQLMKCVHFWLFFSMYFCPLITKNPSSIVGFSLTIASTSSTLQSREASALLKWKASLDNQSQALLSSWSGNNSCNWFGITCDEDSLSVSNVSLTNMGLSGTLESLNFSLLPNILNLDLSVNFLSGTIPPRIKMLSKLSHLDLSQNHFSGTIPYEMTHLTSLQYLDLSFNFLNGNIPDEIGNLSFLSHLYLADNKLSGKIPLTIGNLTNLKDLIGYGNYLLGPIPFSIENLTQLSYLDLGSNQISGHISPTIGNLLNIETLSFHDNNLSGPIPSEIGMMRSMVEISLSNNALSAIIPATIGNLSHLQYLSFGGNHLSGAIPTELNMLANLKLLRFEDNNFIGEFPPNICQGGNLKNIRASNNHFIGQVSKSLKNCSSLIRLWLDNNHFHGNISDDFGVYPHLEFMGLNDNNFYGHLSSNWGKCHNLEQINISKNNISGFIPPELGEATHLYSIDLSSNHLTGKIPKELGNLTKLGRLFLSNNHLSGNVPTQIASLKELEILDVAENNLNGFIRKELVILPRLLDLNLSQNKFRGNIPNEFGKFKVLQSLDLSGNFLDGTIPPMFVKLILLETLNISHNNLSGNIPSSFDQMISLSNVDISYNQFEGPLPNMRAFNDATIEVLRNNSGLCGNVSGLESCIKPSRGSHNHKIKKVILLIVLPLAPGTLMLAFVCFKFSSHLCQMSTTRNNQVGGNNIAPKNVFTIWSFDGKMVYENIIEATEEFDDKHLIGVGAHGSVYKAELNTGQVVAVKKLHSVTNAENSDLKCFANEIQVLTEIRHRNIVKLYGFCSHSHLSFLVYEFMEKGSLEKILKVDEEAIAFDWNKRVNVIKDVASALCYMHHDFSPPIVHRDISSKNVLLDLEYVARVSDFGTAKLLNPNSDNWTSFAGTYGYAAPEFAYTMEVNEKCDVYSFGVLALEILCGKHPGDIISNSLQSTIMDSTLDSMPLMDELDQRLFRPMNHMSKKLVSIAKTAISCLAERPRSRPTMEMVSRELLTA; this is encoded by the exons ATGGTGTCCATATTTCAAACGCTTCAGCTCATGAAGTGTGTACACTTTTGGCTGTTTTTCTCAATGTACTTTTGTCCACTCATAACTAAAAACCCTTCTTCAATTGTTGGTTTTTCCCTAACAATTGCATCTACTTCTTCCACTTTACAAAGTAGAGAAGCAAGTGCTTTGTTGAAGTGGAAAGCGAGTCTTGATAACCAAAGCCAGGCTTTGTTATCTTCATGGAGTGGCAATAATTCATGCAACTGGTTTGGAATCACGTGTGATGAAGATTCGCTGTCTGTGTCTAATGTAAGTCTCACAAATATGGGATTGAGCGGTACTCTTGAAAGTCTTAACTTCTCATTACTTCCAAACATTCTCAATCTTGATCTCAGTGTCAACTTCTTGAGTGGAACTATTCCTCCTCGTATTAAGATGTTGTCCAAACTTTCACATCTTGATCTAAGTCAAAATCATTTCTCGGGAACAATCCCTTATGAAATGACACATTTGACTAGTCTTCAATATTTAGAtttgtcttttaattttcttaatggTAACATTCCTGATGAAATAGGGAACTTGTCCTTCTTGTCACATTTGTATCTAGCAGACAACAAACTTTCTGGTAAAATCCCACTTACAATTGGAAACTTGACTAATTTAAAAGATCTTATTGGTTATGGAAACTATCTTCTGGGACCTATCCCATTTTCTATAGAAAATTTGACTCAATTATCATATCTAGATTTAGGAAGCAATCAAATTTCTGGACACATTTCTCCAACAATTGGAAACTTATTGAACATAGAAACGCTATCTTTTCATGACAATAATCTTTCTGGTCCTATTCCTAGCGAAATCGGAATGATGAGATCTATGGTAGAAATTAGTTTGTCAAATAATGCTCTCTCTGCTATAATCCCTGCTACAATTGGAAACTTGAGCCATTTACAATATCTTAGCTTTGGTGGAAACCATCTCAGTGGGGCTATTCCCACCGAATTGAATATGCTTGCTAATTTGAAATTATTGCGATTCGAAGATAACAATTTCATAGGTGAATTTCCTCCTAACATTTGCCAAGGTGGAAACTTAAAAAACATTAGAGCTTCAAATAACCATTTTATAGGGCAAGTttcaaaaagtttgaaaaattgTTCTAGTCTTATTAGACTCTGGCTTGACAATAACCATTTTCATGGAAACATCTCAGATGATTTTGGTGTGTACCCTCATTTGGAGTTCATGGGATTGAACGACAATAATTTTTATGGTCACCTTTCATCCAATTGGGGAAAGTGTCATAACCTGGAGCAAATTAACatttccaaaaataatatatcaGGTTTTATACCTCCCGAACTCGGTGAAGCAACACACTTATATTCAATTGACTTATCTTCAAACCATCTTACTGGAAAAATTCCAAAGGAGTTGGGCAATTTGACTAAGTTGGGTAGACTCTTTTTAAGCAACAACCATCTTTCTGGCAATGTTCCTACCCAAATAGCATCGTTAAAAGAACTTGAAATCTTAGATGTTGCAGAAAATAATCTAAATGGCTTCATCAGAAAAGAACTTGTCATTTTGCCTAGGTTATTGGACTTAAATTTGAGTCAAAACAAATTTAGAGGAAACATTCCTAATGAATTTGGAAAATTTAAAGTCCTTCAAAGTCTTGATCTGAGTGGAAATTTTTTGGATGGAACCATACCACCAATGTTTGTAAAGCTGATACTCTTAGAAACACTGAATATTTCACATAACAATCTTTCTGGCAATATCCCCTCTTCCTTTGATCAGATGATTAGTTTGTCAAATGTTGATATATCATACAACCAATTCGAGGGTCCACTTCCAAACATGCGAGCATTCAATGACGCTACCATTGAAGTTTTGAGAAATAATTCAGGCTTGTGCGGTAATGTATCTGGCTTGGAGTCTTGCATAAAACCAAGCAGGGGTTCTCATAACCATAAGATTAAGAAAGTGATCTTATTGATAGTTTTGCCTCTTGCACCAGGAACTCTAATGCTAGCatttgtttgtttcaaattCTCATCTCATTTATGCCAAATGTCAACCACAAGAAACAACCAGGTTGGAGGAAACAACATTGCTCCTAAAAATGTATTTACAATATGGAGTTTTGATGGGAAAATGGTGTATGAGAACATCATTGAAGCTACAGAAGAGTTTGATGACAAGCATCTCATTGGAGTAGGAGCACATGGAAGTGTTTACAAAGCAGAGTTAAACACGGGGCAAGTAGTTGCTGTTAAAAAACTCCATTCAGTAACGAATGCGGAGAATTCTGATCTAAAATGTTTTGCAAATGAGATCCAAGTTCTGACAGAAATTCGGCATCGTAACATTGTGAAGTTATATGGATTTTGTTCACACTCACACTTGTCGTTTTTGGTTTACGAGTTCATGGAGAAAGGTAGTTTGGAAAAGATTTTGAAAGTTGATGAAGAAGCAATTGCATTTGATTGGAATAAGCGGGTGAATGTCATTAAAGATGTAGCTAGTGCTTTATGCTATATGCACCATGATTTCTCACCTCCAATTGTCCATCGAGatatatcaagcaagaatgttCTACTGGATTTAGAATATGTGGCTCGTGTCTCGGACTTTGGAACAGCTAAGcttcttaatcctaattcagaCAATTGGACCTCGTTTGCAGGCACCTATGGATATGCTGCTCCAg AATTTGCATACACAATGGAAGTGAATGAGAAGTGTGATGTGTATAGTTTTGGGGTATTAGCATTGGAAATACTATGTGGAAAACACCCTGGAGATATTATATCTAACTCTTTACAATCGACTATCATGGACTCGACACTTGATTCCATGCCATTGATGGATGAGTTGGATCAACGTCTCTTTCGTCCGATGAATCATATGTCTAAGAAGTTAGTATCCATTGCAAAGACAGCAATTTCTTGCTTAGCTGAACGTCCACGATCTCGCCCCACCATGGAGATGGTTTCCAGGGAGCTTTTAACGGCATAG